A stretch of Vibrio maritimus DNA encodes these proteins:
- a CDS encoding DUF3634 family protein gives MLYVVLVGAILVFWLVAIDRPSLVVKMDQGEITHTKGHLPPTFKHNLKEIVERDKTSGELKVYQTRSGMKLKFSKTISKNIQQRIRNIFPHQSFKSKGRKKSR, from the coding sequence ATGCTGTATGTCGTTTTAGTTGGTGCCATATTAGTCTTTTGGCTTGTTGCCATAGATAGACCATCTTTAGTCGTAAAGATGGACCAAGGTGAGATCACCCATACGAAAGGGCACTTACCGCCAACGTTTAAGCACAATTTAAAAGAGATCGTAGAAAGAGATAAAACAAGCGGAGAGTTGAAGGTATACCAGACTCGAAGCGGGATGAAACTCAAGTTCAGTAAAACGATTTCCAAGAACATACAGCAAAGAATTAGAAACATATTCCCTCACCAAAGCTTCAAATCTAAAGGTCGAAAAAAGAGCCGTTAG
- the matP gene encoding macrodomain Ter protein MatP, producing MKYQQLENLECGWKWQYLTKKWREGENITRYVDTSEIEHAVSKLKQLEHEPTLVLDWINEHMSVELDNKLKQAIRAKRKRHYNAEQVHTKKKSIDLDFRVWEKLSHRANDLGCTLSEAIEYLLSEASRSEKATQKVSSLKEDLSKLLGD from the coding sequence ATGAAATACCAACAACTTGAAAACTTAGAATGTGGTTGGAAGTGGCAGTATTTAACAAAAAAGTGGCGTGAAGGTGAGAACATCACTCGTTATGTAGATACAAGCGAAATTGAACACGCAGTATCGAAGCTTAAGCAACTTGAGCATGAACCTACTCTGGTCCTTGATTGGATCAATGAACACATGTCGGTTGAGTTAGATAACAAGCTAAAGCAAGCTATTCGGGCGAAGCGAAAGCGTCACTACAATGCCGAACAAGTACATACCAAAAAGAAATCCATCGATTTGGATTTTCGTGTATGGGAAAAGCTTTCTCATCGTGCCAATGATCTGGGATGTACACTATCAGAAGCGATCGAATACTTGCTGAGCGAAGCATCTAGAAGTGAAAAGGCGACGCAAAAGGTTAGTAGTTTGAAAGAGGACTTGAGTAAGTTACTCGGTGATTAA